AGTTATGAAAAATTAGAGCCTGAAACCAAAGCTGAATTGTTAATAAATCAATGCTTATTAAGGAAAATGTTTCTTATCACTCAATCTGCAACCCAACTTGCTTTAGTAACtaacaaattatgcaaaaatgttattaacttatatttttgtgtcataaggatattattgtaaatttgtgtcgtatttatcattaataaactCACGTACTTATATTGTATTGTTAAAGTTTCTACTCTCCCACCTGAAGAAATTGATGCCCGCTTAGCTAGATTAAATGATGGAGTTGATCTGGCATTAAGAAGAGCTAAAGTATGGTCAAAGTATGCTAAAGATGTGATGACTTACATTGAAAAGCGCTGCTGTGCAGGTATTTATTGTGGTTGCTGTACAATAATTACATAGATTATATGAAATTGTAATACattgtattattattgtattattaaaattttttttatttaataccatAACTATTAAtgtgtgtattttaattatcattacattgcattattttcaattattgctTAGACTATTaatgtttacataatattattgaGAACAAATGTTTATAACAAATGAGATGAAGTTATTGCGTTTTGCATTGAATAAAAGTTGTTAAAGAtgttaagagaagaaaaaaaaattgtaagttaaaatttacatttccaTCCTTTCTttggaaatagttttattttagttatcatTTCTCCAGAACTATAATTCATAGAACTAAAGTTCTGATTATTTAGGAAACAGACGTGCCAACTCTCCCGCATTTTGCGGGAGTCTCCCGAATTTTGAGTTATTCTCCCGCCCTCcggaattgatttgaaaaactcCCGAATTTTACTGCGATCGACGGCCAAActcaaaattacctaatttttccacgaaagtaagtttttctttcagctTGAATTCCATCCCCTCTTATCAAACTACCATCTGCCTGAAGCGTAGCTGAACATGCTTTATTTCCCCCCTCTTCAACGTTACCTCTTAACACTCCTATTTCACCCGCCCCCTTACACTGGGGGCGGGTGAAATCTTCCTCTTCTTTCGTGTGGAGTTGAATGCAATGACGTCACATGTCGTTATCGAGTGACGTCCGTTCAGGAGTGGGGAAACTCGTACTCTCGATAGTTGGAATTGATATTGTATCTTgctgtttttatagtttttaatgcgTATTTTTCCACGGTTGGCAACAAGCTCGTAAACTAGCAACGTGATATCAATTATTCGTTTAGTcttcgtatatttaaaaaaaaaaaatttcaaggatgTCTTAAGTCGAAACGGAAGTATGGATCAATTTCAACNTGGAAACTAAAAGCTAAGAAATAGGATGggaaattatgttctttaaagaGTACAATACTCTTTATACAATACTCTTTTAAAGAGTATTGCCTTTTTAAACCAGGTTTTTATTGTTTGCCATATATcgtgttaatttttcttttatcacattgtattttttaataattacttggATCTAGAATAAtagatgagaaaaaattttattctcctttttattgcatttattattaaatttaaaaatgggatggggaaaaaatatttgatgaaaaaatcataaaataaattaataaataatatcaaataatattttaggggCATAAGTAAAAGTATATTTCGTGTCTTAAATAAAACCTAGGTTgttgttctgaaataaaaatatctaaaacaattgtcaataaacttaacatttttaatcttttcatacttccttgatattttaatgagaGAAGACTTAAAATCTTTCATTAGTGATTTTTAACTATTCtatcctaaataaataaataaacttctatgatataataatattaaacaagaaaCATTTATGTAAATGTTACATTTTGAGATTCATGATTGATTCATGTATGTGCACCAATATAAAGTGTTATGTTCTAACAGTTACgattagttattaaaatgtttatttttattttacatgtgtttttcttcttttttttaagtaaaatatggcACTTTTATTAGTAAgcctgttttttcttctttttttttaagaaaatccttttttagacatttttaaaagaaataaattctcattttattCTCTGTCAtggtaataaatttgttttttaagtaaattagtatttttttaaaagataaccAACGTATCAGTTCTTGTGGGTATTTTAATCtatgttattacttttaaatatggcTATAAACTTATCCTGCCTGACATGCTTGGGACATGTGAAAATtctgaagtaaatatttaatagaaaatactgATTGTAAATATCAATTAGCTCTAATTACAATATGTTTATTATGAAAAACGTTTGGCTTTTTCCCAtgagaattttttcatttcatttttgtgtttgttttattttttaaaagctcaatTGTAAGAATatctaatgaaaaaattcttatatattgCAGAAGCTGAACATGCCAAAAACCTAGTCAAATTAGCGCAAACTATGAGGCCAATACTAAAAGAAGAGGTATAACATACTAATTTCAAAtccatcaaattaatttttgcttatgttttttaaagatttaaatatcgttGTTCTTTTTCTAGAGTTTCTTACCCTTTCAATCCATTTATTATATGGCACTAGACCAGGATTATGATAATGGgcaaacaagtttaaaaacctGTGCTGTACTTCAAGGACACAAATTTATTGAGGTTTGTATTgcttaacacttttaaaatatttaatactttttgtacATATCCTGAATTCTTTGcacataaattgttaatttgccTATTATTTTCTAAGTCATTATACAACGTTTGTTatgttttcaactttaaaatttttaaagaaatatagtaTAGAGcactttattatttcattagatttataatttgtttatttaataagacTATTTgtattgttctaaaattttttagatgtgTTTAATCATTATATTAGATTATGAACATTTTGTTGcactaattttttacttgtgtatcaaatttttgttaattatgtaaataaaatttgttgcattatattattcattacgTTTATTAAAACTTCCACTTCTCGTTATTAgtactttacaaataaaaagaaagaatgcaTATAAGTAGAATATTAGATacaaattaattgtatattagCTCAATATaccaacacaaaaaaaatatctatttttaaattgactaattgataatgtttttctgaatgtattattaaaaaaaaattctcttagaGTCTGGATTTTTTCTATATTGTAATTAAGTATGTGTTTGATAATAGTTAAtagaatttatctttatttttaatgctaaaatatttaatactgatttaagaaatattttgactttCAAACTATGTAAAGTTTTAGAGGCTTTTGAAGCTTTGTATGCAGCTTTTTCTATAATGTTTTACTTTCTCTTATATCCAAGagtttaatacatttaaacacTCAATCCGGAAATAGTCATGTTTAGTACAATATTGCTCtatagtgttttttaaattttgttaaggcctgtttctaaaaaaatttcaaaaactgatttATGGAGTATATTATCCTTATCCAAACTTTTCTAAACTATACCTTTcctgcataaaaaattttgaaactttaaaaaaagttagtacTTTACATATAAATAGAAAGAATGCATGTATGTAGAATATCAGATACAAATTAActgaaggtaaaaaataaattgtgttaaatCCTTTATTGTCTAATTctaagctaaatttattttttgtttaattgctTCACTAGGATTCATGATAAAGgtaatattgatatttcatgCTTctctattatttgtaaataaaattatttatgcttcATTACATGTTTTGTTTTCCCTCCATTTTTAGCCTCTTACAGCAAGAAGAAATGAACATGAGAGGTACcgcaaacaaataaaagaaacttgGCATAGAGAATTAAAACGAacagtaagttttatttatattaaaggaCTAGGTGTGATATGATAAGACACATTTTCAGATTATTCAGGAAAGaatttttggtataaaataCCACTGTTTCATTATGAACAATTAGAAGTTTGCATGTTTTTCCCTGACATCTAATAACAgtgtgttttatttatatttaagggTTAAATATGATGCAATAAACCACATTTTCCAATTATTCAGGAAAGCATTATTGGTGTAATACACAACTGTTTGATTGTgagcataaatatatttccatgTATATCgtaattatctattaaaaatttaaaaaaaactagaaagtGCCTATATAAGAATTAGTTTGATATATAAATATCAACTCTAGAAAAACGTGGTTATCATTTTATTGCCTTGTCCATCTTGTGAGGAAATTTTAACGTGCATCTTCATttgaatttaagtaataaaaccTAATgacttttattacttaaatcatatttattctaaaaatttacatttattttttataaaaagaaggaTGATCAAATGTAGTATATGTTGCTGGagttttgcaacaaaaaaaaaaactattaataacaCATGTTGAACTCAATATTCAAGctagaaaatcttttttaaaactaaacatttattatcttagatttgttttgtaaaaaggaTCTTAAACTGAATGGGTTTCTGAACTTGAAcattcacatttaaaattaaatgttcgaATTTGTCTGTCTTTTAGAAGTTAGTTGCTTGAATTGTGTCTAAAAATTTACTACAAACTGAAATACTTATGCTATTCATAATTACTGTTGaacaaaagatgtttttttcttgaaacagttttatagttcaaaatcttacatttttacTGGTCTTATTCAGATATTTgtttctcaaaatgaaaaaatatatacatatatttaatttattaggttgtaaaaatttaaatcttatccattttgtaaaaaaatgtaataattttttaaaaacacaacatTCTGTGTGGTATTACAATATCTCATCTGTTATTTTAGATAtgttctgtaaaaattttatacaaaatattctttctgcATCAAAAAATGTGAGTGTTTTGAATGGCTACtatcattattgttattaatttcttgtaaaaaaaattaaaaccttctgtctcaaattattattaaaaatgagacatatttaaaaaaatttattttttttgtgatgcactttaatcaattgttttgtttttattaaatataccaGTTCAGgctgcaaaatttaatttttgtgcattttttaatctgtttttgcTTCAACAAAAAGAGTAAGTTTTTATCATATTAGCTTCTGACAAGACAAGTCTtttaaagtgctttaaaaaaactgaaagcctattttataataaattatttacacttGAAATCTTGccaaatttgaatacattttataagataacatttcatttaatgtCTCTTCTTTACtaagatgtttatttttctgtttatagcAAGAATCAATTGTAAATTTACGAAAAGCAAAGGCCTTGTATTTCCAACGACAACAAGAATATGAAAAAGCAAAAGATTCTGCTGTACGAGCAGAGATTAATGAAGGAGTTGAAGCTAGCAAAGTAGACAAGAAACGTAGGGTTGAAGATGATGCTTTACAAAAGGCAATGGAAGCTGAAACTACTTACAAATCTTGTATACTTGATGCTAATGAAAGACAGCTctctttggaaaaaattaaagtaagttcattttattcaagatatagaaaattttccaaacgaatatatatttcttttttttttatctgagttTTTCATATCATTCTCCCAGGTATAAAAACTAGAAGCAGGGTATGTGATTTTTCCTCTAATATTTCGCAGAATTTGGCATATCTCAAGACTATTAGTTTGCGGACTTCTGCGAATTAAAGACTTATAatccaacaaaattttaaaacttttgctaaGTCCTGTTAATGAGACATTTACATAAACGTGATTCTTTTgccaatttattcttttttgtttggtGGATTTTCACCTTTTGAATATTTGGTACTGTGCTGGAATCTGCCAATATTGAGATTCTTATTCGcgcaattttaatatcaaagatCAATTTTCGTATtaacctgatttaaaagttatgcattgcgattcgtattcaGACGATTTAGAAATCGTACAATAGGAATTATTCCTgtgcttgatttttaaaattgacctattaactatttattctgTTCTCCTTATTCTTATTAAAAGCTAAGTACAATCAGTGTTTTGCATGAAAGGAAGTAGACATTCTGATGTACATGCACTTGCTAATAATGCATCGTAAATGCTTTTGAAATCAACATCTTTATGTTAATTATGCACTACATTTACTCCATCACAATGCTTAATacttctttattaataataccTAATGCATCATTTGATAATCATTCAAGAAATTTCTAATGATTCAAATAtccatgaaattaataattttaaaaaatttatctatttctaAAGGatgtttaaatatgtaaaataattttagcaatttttgggTTTCATCTTATTGTATGACATTGGAGGAGTAACTAGTCACATTCTTGTCAAGTCTAGTCTAGTCTTGAAAcaattcttgtttaaaaaaaaatagctgatttttgttagaaaaaaactaacttaatataatttaataacttatagtCATTGCAAATTatctatatatttgttattttctgtaaactggtagatttaattcattataataattgttttgaacaAGACCTAACTTTTTTTCctgtatttaataagaatttagtATTTTTGGAAACATTGAACATATTACAACGAACAATTTTCATCAAACTTCATACATATTTCAGAGttctcttcaatttatttttgtttataatatttgttccaaaaaaaaagtattacctgaatgtaaagaaattaaacttcatCTGGTCTAATACAATATTGCTGTTGCAATATTTGTGTTTTGTATATACATTAATAAgctatgaatatttattatttatagtgatatatatttatatacaatatattttaaatatttgatttattaaattttttatgaatttatattattaaaggtaattgatgaaaatttcttattttcaaaactgtttactttatattaaaaattctataaaattttccaGTGTGAAGTACTGCAGCAAGTTCGAGAATTAATATACCAATGTGACCAAACTATGAAAGCGGTAACTGTTGGATATTTTCAACTACAGTCAACTTTATCAGCTCATGCTCCTGTTCAGgtaaggcttttttttaatgcatttaaattttttttaatgtaatttttaccttcaatttttatatttcttctttagataatatttaactttgaatGTCCAATCACAAAAAAACTACACTTCTTTTAGTCTTGTTATATTTTTCACAGCAATAgcgttaatatttttcaaaaaaagaatattctttgatttgaaatccaatattgtttatttttaaacttaataattgtgTTGTATTGCCAGTTAATAAATTTGACTGAGAGTAATCAGAGaacaaactatttaaatataggAGCTGCAAGATTTTCTTGTGATGACTGTTTTATAAAAGTACGGTCAACAAATGTACAGcctgaaaaaactttttaaaaatttaacaaatatttacaagcgaaatattaatttcgtattgaacaaatgaaatattaattgccACATTATATGCTCTGACATAAATGTAACTTGAATTaactcatatttttcaaattattaaaaaattaaattcttgattTGATTAAGTGATTTCTtggtttttatgttaaatacatAAGATTAACTAGGTTAACcttgtgtatttttttcaaggTTAATGAAATAGAACTAAGTAACAATTtgaaccaattcatttttttaatttttttttaaattattattattaagacaTGATCTTTGTAGAATATCGTTGATATTCTGGTTGAATTCCAtttcaaaaagtgttttttattactgttattatcAATGACCTATTAAATGTGTAAGCTGTAGAactctttaattgattttagagatttttagGCTGTTATGTTTTAAGCAAGATCTTAATTTGTAGGCTGTtagatgtataaaaaaaaatatcataaaattcaaaattttgtattttattctcaTCCGCTTACAATGTgacaattaatactttttattttattttatttttactcaaacctccttgtaaaaagtattaaatttgtttgtgatatatttatttagatgaaTTTCAACAATTTCACTTTGTTTgtgtttggaaatttttatagaatatttccttaataattACTTCTTAACAAGCTTGTCTTTCTTTATAAAAGtagttaattaaactaaattaaagtaaccaagatattcattttatatttacacatatatgtatatatttcttattctaGTTTCTAACCCTGTATGAATTAGTCGTTTGTATGTCGTAATAGTCATTAATAATTTGTTGTATTGggaagttttgataaaatattggcTTGTTATTAATGATTCTTTACTAGTAAACTTGtctttctttgtaaaaatatttaattaaactaacttAAAATTACCAAGATagccattttatattttataaaaaaatattaataattcagtTGCTTGATATggacttttaaatatattgtatctTAACTCTAGTTCCAAACCCTGTGTGAAAGTAGTCGTTTGTATGAACCTGGAACTCAATATATGGAATTTGTTAAAAGACTTCCACAACCCACTGGACCAGTATCTAATGGAACTTCTCCCTTTACATTTGAATCTTATTCATCTGAAAATAGGTAATTATtaagatttgatttatttttaacaatatttctatTGCActccttgtttttttaattgatatgaaTAGAAGCCCTGTCAAATTTTTCATGTATTGAATTTCTAGGCTAGAAAAAACTAGGCGATCAAATGGTTCAAACGAGAGTAATGAAGATATTCTCAACCACAATCTTTTGGAACCTAGACTGTCGACTGATAGTCgaggtaaatgtttattaatttggaattttttattttgagtaacgatttgtttaaactttttgtacTTTCTTGAGAAGATAACTGTGCTGCAGTGGCATAGGGAGTATTCACTCTAATGGTAGAAAACCGAGGGTAGCAAGTTCCATCCTGGCGACCGACTAACCAACTGACGTATATATgtagaaaagtatttattaaatctgtCATGGCCGTAAGTTCTCTTGTTTGTTGTAGTGAGAGGGATAGCAGCTCTAGCCCTGCCCACTTCATTTGACCGTGGtcaaaatttaacattcttGCCATGGCTGTTAAAAAGTAGATCCCTGAAAAACTGGCTAGATGCTATGCCGTGGTTGAGTGGTGTGCGAGAAAGATAACTATTTCAATGAAGTTGTATCAGTGGTAACaatgtttctaaattaatatttttttacattcaatcCTATTGAGTCACGGTGGCTCAGAGGACATAGTGtttgtcttccaatgaggtgaccccaGTTCGAATCTCGGAAGTGattggttgatacaaattcggCTCCCTGCTCACACGAACCACAGTGtttacgtaaaatatcctcagggatAGACGAATCATGGGATAGAATCTCCtggccatcaggctaaccgtgggagctCCAGTtaattttcctctccatgtaatgcaaatgcaggttagttccatcaagaagtcctccacaaaaGCTAGTTTGTCCAAATGCTTAATccaaaagttcccttgtcttatggGTCTCCAAAAATTGCAATTCTTTGGAGGTGAACATTAAAAGCCCTAAAATTGGAGTTGGATTGGAAGTCCAATGCCAGTTACAagttaagattataaaatattctatcctgttgatgaataattttaactttaagtaggttttataaaacagaaattagaCTAATACATTTCAGTAAGAATTATTTCTGTCATAATCaaacatgcataatttttcattctagaAAAAATCAGAACTGTACAACCTATAAAAGCTTGGGGAGCATCAACTCAAGCCACCATGGGAAGTGACTCGGACAGCATGAGCAGCTGTCCGAGCAACAAATCCCAAGACACTAGTCCAGCTGCTAGTCCACACATAACTGCCAGAAAAATAGTACACGTATCTTCTGGAGATGAACTAGAAACTGATCATGACAATggtatttataatactttttcaattaaattaaaagttacatgTTGTAACATAAAGTGCTTAACTATTATGGGTTTCAATTTGGTTGcaggaaaaagtttaaaatgattttagtcATGTTTACTTACCGTTTCACGAAACagatatgttaaatattaaagaaagtaacaaattgtttttttttttttaaatatgtctgcAAATACTTGAAGTATGTGTTTTAACCATAGAGATGTAATATCCCCCAATGCCCTGATTCAAGGGAAATATTTAGCTATCATGGGACatagtctttttaaaaattgtttaaaggtgcttatttttgatttttaaaaaccattgggtttttttttaaaagtgcttaatgttctcttttcaaaaatgtggGATTTTCTCTTTACCATGTCAATTTTTgccacatattatgcaaaagcatgATTTTCTCATTGTTCTATTCAgtgttttcacaattcattcaaccgcAATCCATTTCTATATACCATTctgtccatagcgtatgaaagcgccaatagTTTTTCATGTTGGATGAAACACTTCCGAGTCCATCTCTACTGGTCTGGGTTCgctgagattcttgcactctcatgtgcaactctgctgcattttgcaagatattctcaatttcaggctccattttccaccctctgaagtcaaactgaaaaatctttcaatctttttatggtggctaatatgatcaagaaaaagagttatttatcagaaactatttattttatcatgatcatgtggagtctttgaaaattattttacattttgttaatgtatatagtgcttaaaaactaattaaaaggtgcttatttttatttattatttttttttaagatttggcTGTGCATTTTGGTTATGGTGTTGCAATTTAATCAATGAATATCTTTTATGCATATTACcctacaaaattatgatttaaaaatatgaaaatctatGCAGTAAGTACCTAAGCAGTAATCAATAAATCCGCATCTATTATTGGTAATACTAAATTGTTATGAATTGAATGCAAAATATAAGTTTCATAGTTTTGCTTAGTAATAATGTGTCAAAATGTGATAAGTTAAATGCATTATCAGAAAGATATCTGAATTAGGTTATAAAAATCCTGTGGAATTGA
The Parasteatoda tepidariorum isolate YZ-2023 chromosome 9, CAS_Ptep_4.0, whole genome shotgun sequence genome window above contains:
- the LOC107445775 gene encoding rho GTPase-activating protein 29 isoform X5; amino-acid sequence: MSRVSEYLMGDLDSSSQPVPKTRSCDNLLSADGECDPFVREKRLVSTLPPEEIDARLARLNDGVDLALRRAKVWSKYAKDVMTYIEKRCCAEAEHAKNLVKLAQTMRPILKEESFLPFQSIYYMALDQDYDNGQTSLKTCAVLQGHKFIEPLTARRNEHERYRKQIKETWHRELKRTQESIVNLRKAKALYFQRQQEYEKAKDSAVRAEINEGVEASKVDKKRRVEDDALQKAMEAETTYKSCILDANERQLSLEKIKCEVLQQVRELIYQCDQTMKAVTVGYFQLQSTLSAHAPVQFQTLCESSRLYEPGTQYMEFVKRLPQPTGPVSNGTSPFTFESYSSENRLEKTRRSNGSNESNEDILNHNLLEPRLSTDSREKIRTVQPIKAWGASTQATMGSDSDSMSSCPSNKSQDTSPAASPHITARKIVHVSSGDELETDHDNVDTFGQARRPCMSKAAETHTFRRLKTPSRCRECDSYVYFHGFECFECGLASHKKCLESLAIQCGRKRLPRKMTTFGVDLTTHADESGEEVPYIVNKCIAEVEEKGFYLKGIYRVSGVKSKVEKLCQSFENGAELVDLEGVHPNVVSNVLKLYLRQLPEPLLTYRLYPDFIKIAKDYPSQKNEEQSSSHGAVEELKKLVLHLPPIHFATLACLMHHLHRVTEYSDHNNMPPSNLGIVFGPTLLRTRYGYFV
- the LOC107445775 gene encoding rho GTPase-activating protein 29 isoform X4; translation: MLCYGFKRSFSYSDNQRHRVSEYLMGDLDSSSQPVPKTRSCDNLLSADGECDPFVREKRLVSTLPPEEIDARLARLNDGVDLALRRAKVWSKYAKDVMTYIEKRCCAEAEHAKNLVKLAQTMRPILKEESFLPFQSIYYMALDQDYDNGQTSLKTCAVLQGHKFIEPLTARRNEHERYRKQIKETWHRELKRTQESIVNLRKAKALYFQRQQEYEKAKDSAVRAEINEGVEASKVDKKRRVEDDALQKAMEAETTYKSCILDANERQLSLEKIKCEVLQQVRELIYQCDQTMKAVTVGYFQLQSTLSAHAPVQFQTLCESSRLYEPGTQYMEFVKRLPQPTGPVSNGTSPFTFESYSSENRLEKTRRSNGSNESNEDILNHNLLEPRLSTDSREKIRTVQPIKAWGASTQATMGSDSDSMSSCPSNKSQDTSPAASPHITARKIVHVSSGDELETDHDNVDTFGQARRPCMSKAAETHTFRRLKTPSRCRECDSYVYFHGFECFECGLASHKKCLESLAIQCGRKRLPRKMTTFGVDLTTHADESGEEVPYIVNKCIAEVEEKGFYLKGIYRVSGVKSKVEKLCQSFENGAELVDLEGVHPNVVSNVLKLYLRQLPEPLLTYRLYPDFIKIAKDYPSQKNEEQSSSHGAVEELKKLVLHLPPIHFATLACLMHHLHRVTEYSDHNNMPPSNLGIVFGPTLLRTRYGYFV
- the LOC107445775 gene encoding rho GTPase-activating protein 29 isoform X6 encodes the protein MRVSEYLMGDLDSSSQPVPKTRSCDNLLSADGECDPFVREKRLVSTLPPEEIDARLARLNDGVDLALRRAKVWSKYAKDVMTYIEKRCCAEAEHAKNLVKLAQTMRPILKEESFLPFQSIYYMALDQDYDNGQTSLKTCAVLQGHKFIEPLTARRNEHERYRKQIKETWHRELKRTQESIVNLRKAKALYFQRQQEYEKAKDSAVRAEINEGVEASKVDKKRRVEDDALQKAMEAETTYKSCILDANERQLSLEKIKCEVLQQVRELIYQCDQTMKAVTVGYFQLQSTLSAHAPVQFQTLCESSRLYEPGTQYMEFVKRLPQPTGPVSNGTSPFTFESYSSENRLEKTRRSNGSNESNEDILNHNLLEPRLSTDSREKIRTVQPIKAWGASTQATMGSDSDSMSSCPSNKSQDTSPAASPHITARKIVHVSSGDELETDHDNVDTFGQARRPCMSKAAETHTFRRLKTPSRCRECDSYVYFHGFECFECGLASHKKCLESLAIQCGRKRLPRKMTTFGVDLTTHADESGEEVPYIVNKCIAEVEEKGFYLKGIYRVSGVKSKVEKLCQSFENGAELVDLEGVHPNVVSNVLKLYLRQLPEPLLTYRLYPDFIKIAKDYPSQKNEEQSSSHGAVEELKKLVLHLPPIHFATLACLMHHLHRVTEYSDHNNMPPSNLGIVFGPTLLRTRYGYFV